A DNA window from Zingiber officinale cultivar Zhangliang chromosome 3A, Zo_v1.1, whole genome shotgun sequence contains the following coding sequences:
- the LOC122050226 gene encoding uncharacterized protein LOC122050226, with translation MGLEPAGQETEFTGNPNEVDSSSSDRNPPTSTREHELRTPGVPPSIPAPDTTGWVMDRARIPLLAKSVKDQTTLFHGGADPWAARSWLKNLEGTFWYMKCTDEEKVELAAYHLRDQAVTWWDMQKSIFGEQRITWQMYREAFERQYFPITFCLARRQEFLNLKQGDHSMMEYNAEFSRLAEFCPHLVAQDYDRMHQFTQGLAAYIQLKMSGFPGSSYREVLDRALFIEMTQQQVNLEKSNTKQVTQKKEKRCQSSQVTSGGSSPPQKTKRTSDGGSRSPQQDWKNDSRGTRCFQCGSKSHLKPNCPLDHSICFYCKLPGHESRDCTLKA, from the coding sequence ATGGGCCTCGAACCTGCTGGCCAAGAGACGGAATTTACAGGAAACCCGAATGAGGTTGATTCAAGTAGCAGTGATCGGAACCCTCCAACCTCTACTAGGGAGCATGAGTTACGGACGCCGGGAGTACCACCTTCTATACCTGCTCCAGACACTACTGGTTGGGTGATGGATAGAGCCCGAATACCCTTGTTAGCCAAGTCTGTGAAAGATCAAACTACTCTGTTCCATGGGGGTGCCGACCCTTGGGCAGCTCGTAGCTGGTTGAAGAACTTGGAGGGCACATTTTGGTACATGAAGTGTACAGATGAAGAGAAGGTGGAGTTGGCTGCATATCATCTTCGGGATCAAGCCGTCACTTGGTGGGACATGCAGAAGTCGATCTTTGGGGAACAACGTATCACGTGGCAGATGTACCGGGAGGCATTTGAGAGACAGTATTTCCCGATTACATTTTGTCTAGCCCGTCGTCAGGAGTTTCTGAACCTCAAGCAAGGTGATCATTccatgatggagtataatgcagaATTCAGTAGACTGGCTGAGTTTTGTCCTCATCTGGTGGCTCAGGATTATGATCGGATGCATCAGTTTACTCAAGGACTTGCGGCATACATACAACTCAAGATGTCAGGATTTCCAGGTAGTTCTTATCGGGAGGTGTTAGATCGGGCGTTATTcattgagatgactcagcagcaaGTGAACCTGGAGAAAAGTAATACTAAACAAGTGACACAGAAGAAGGAAAAAAGATGCCAGAGCTCACAGGTTACCTCTGGAGGGTCCTCTCCACCTCAGAAGACAAAGCGAACCTCGGATGGGGGTTCTCGTTCCCCTCAGCAAGATTGGAAGAATGATAGTAGAGGGACCAGATGTTTCCAGTGCGGCTCGAAAAGTCACCTCAAACCCAATTGTCCATTGGACCACTCGATATGCTTTTATTGTAAGCTTCCGGGCCATGAGAGTCGGGATTGTACTCTGAAGGCTTAG